From Alteribacter keqinensis, one genomic window encodes:
- the purB gene encoding adenylosuccinate lyase — MIERYTRPEMGAIWTDENRYQAWLEVEIKACEAWAELGDIPKEDVAKIRENAGFDVDRILEIEAETRHDVVAFTRAVSETLGEERKWVHYGLTSTDVVDTALSYLLKQANDIILKDLERFVDILKDKAIEHKDTVMMGRTHGVHAEPTTFGLKLALWYEEMKRNLERFKQAADTVRVGKLSGAVGTYANIDPFVERYVCEGLGLEAATVSTQTLQRDRHAHYMATLSLIATSIEKMAVEIRGLQKTEMREVEEFFAKGQKGSSAMPHKRNPIGSENMTGLSRVIRGHMMTAYENVPLWHERDISHSSAERIILPDATIALNYMLNRFGNIVKNLTVFPENMKRNMGRTFGLIYSQRVLLSLIDKGLVREEAYDLVQPKAMEAWEKQVPFRELVDADEKITNLLSKEELDECFDYRHHLTHVDTIFERCGLTK; from the coding sequence ATGATTGAACGCTATACCCGCCCTGAAATGGGCGCAATCTGGACTGATGAAAACCGCTATCAGGCATGGCTTGAAGTGGAAATCAAAGCCTGTGAAGCATGGGCTGAACTAGGCGACATCCCCAAGGAAGACGTAGCAAAAATCCGTGAAAACGCAGGTTTTGATGTGGACCGTATCCTTGAAATTGAAGCAGAAACCCGTCACGATGTTGTGGCATTTACCCGCGCCGTATCGGAAACCCTCGGAGAAGAACGCAAGTGGGTTCACTACGGCCTTACAAGCACAGACGTGGTTGACACGGCTCTTTCCTATTTATTAAAACAAGCAAACGACATCATCCTTAAAGATCTTGAGCGCTTTGTGGACATTCTGAAAGACAAAGCAATTGAACATAAAGACACCGTCATGATGGGGCGCACTCACGGGGTTCACGCAGAACCGACCACATTCGGCCTGAAGCTTGCCCTCTGGTACGAAGAAATGAAGCGTAACCTGGAGCGGTTCAAGCAGGCAGCAGACACCGTCCGCGTCGGAAAGCTTTCAGGAGCTGTCGGTACATACGCGAACATCGACCCGTTCGTCGAGCGTTACGTATGTGAAGGACTCGGACTTGAAGCGGCGACGGTTTCAACACAGACCCTGCAGCGGGACCGCCACGCCCACTATATGGCGACACTTTCGTTAATCGCCACATCCATTGAGAAAATGGCCGTAGAGATTCGGGGACTGCAGAAAACAGAAATGCGCGAGGTTGAAGAGTTTTTCGCAAAAGGGCAAAAAGGCTCTTCAGCCATGCCTCACAAGCGGAACCCGATCGGTTCTGAGAATATGACGGGCTTAAGCCGTGTCATCCGGGGCCACATGATGACCGCTTATGAAAATGTACCGCTCTGGCATGAAAGAGACATTTCCCATTCTTCTGCGGAACGCATCATACTGCCAGATGCTACAATCGCCCTGAACTATATGCTTAACCGTTTCGGAAACATCGTGAAAAATCTCACGGTGTTTCCGGAAAACATGAAGCGCAACATGGGACGCACGTTCGGTCTCATTTACTCTCAGCGCGTGCTCCTTTCCCTCATCGACAAAGGCCTTGTCCGCGAAGAAGCGTACGACCTTGTCCAGCCGAAAGCGATGGAAGCCTGGGAAAAGCAAGTGCCGTTTCGCGAGCTTGTGGATGCTGATGAAAAGATTACAAACCTGCTTTCAAAAGAAGAGCTCGATGAGTGCTTCGATTACCGTCACCACTTAACACACGTGGATACAATCTTTGAACGCTGCGGAT
- a CDS encoding YheC/YheD family protein, which translates to MNKKSRTITGYYYDPSSKKVIKGIFPYPTVIFNRALMSRKRLKYLKSQGIKIFNNPHRNVNKYTFWSRVSRNRHLLPHLPQTSIYRGPSSVKNLLSAYKTVYLKPLRKDAGRGIYRLEDRNGSFILTNNKGKVFSLKGLSQLNNIIGKQKYLVQQEVKVNINNRKIDFRVYMQKGRDKSWKCTAIETKVAKAGSVITNSSNRIKIMPGLQAFKDIFQLNQKQTEHLTEKITRVCTKALRQFEKAGHRLGDVAFDIIIDKDLKIWLLEMQVPYAAERKAYRKNDERQVLSVILPAPFEYAKSLSGF; encoded by the coding sequence GTGAATAAAAAAAGCCGGACCATCACGGGGTATTACTATGATCCGTCCAGTAAAAAAGTAATTAAAGGTATCTTCCCTTATCCAACCGTCATTTTCAATCGCGCTTTGATGTCACGAAAAAGACTTAAGTACCTTAAATCTCAGGGTATCAAAATATTTAACAACCCTCACAGGAATGTTAATAAGTATACATTTTGGAGCCGCGTGTCAAGAAACCGCCACCTGCTGCCGCATCTTCCTCAAACTTCGATCTACAGAGGACCTTCTTCTGTAAAAAATCTATTATCTGCCTATAAAACGGTTTACCTTAAACCTTTGCGTAAAGATGCAGGAAGAGGAATTTACAGGCTGGAAGACCGTAACGGATCATTCATTTTAACGAATAATAAAGGAAAAGTGTTCTCTTTAAAGGGATTATCCCAGTTGAACAACATTATTGGAAAACAAAAATACCTTGTCCAGCAGGAAGTAAAAGTTAATATTAATAACAGGAAAATCGACTTCCGGGTTTATATGCAAAAGGGAAGAGATAAGTCCTGGAAATGCACTGCCATAGAAACAAAGGTAGCAAAGGCAGGCAGTGTCATTACCAATTCTTCAAACAGAATAAAAATCATGCCTGGACTACAGGCTTTTAAAGACATTTTTCAGTTGAATCAGAAACAGACAGAGCATTTAACAGAAAAAATTACCAGAGTCTGCACCAAAGCTCTGCGGCAATTCGAAAAGGCCGGACATAGACTTGGTGATGTTGCTTTTGACATTATAATTGATAAAGACCTAAAGATCTGGCTGCTGGAAATGCAAGTTCCTTATGCAGCAGAAAGAAAGGCTTATCGCAAAAATGATGAACGTCAGGTATTATCTGTCATCCTCCCTGCCCCCTTTGAATATGCCAAATCCCTTTCAGGGTTCTGA
- a CDS encoding YheC/YheD family protein, translating into MKQERLEARITILQMLSTERAVYIKPSKTSQGKGISHLKMDKMQFVLTDNEGNRKYYSSLDQFINKFRKRSYLIQEEVLIRKKDRKIDSLKFK; encoded by the coding sequence CTGAAACAAGAGCGCTTAGAAGCAAGGATAACCATTCTACAGATGCTCTCAACAGAACGAGCGGTGTACATTAAGCCATCCAAAACCTCACAGGGAAAAGGTATCTCCCATTTGAAGATGGATAAGATGCAGTTTGTCCTGACAGACAATGAAGGGAACAGAAAATATTATTCCTCGTTAGATCAATTCATTAATAAATTCCGGAAAAGAAGCTACCTGATTCAAGAAGAAGTATTAATAAGAAAAAAAGATAGAAAAATAGACTCTCTAAAGTTTAAATAA
- the purK gene encoding 5-(carboxyamino)imidazole ribonucleotide synthase, protein MTRVLPGKTIGILGGGQLGRMMALSARQMGYRIAILEPGKGSPAGQVADTEVMTAYNDEKGAEELAQKTDVITYEFENIDANTASWLEENANFPQGSNLLAISQDRLKEKKAITSFGVPVAPYVEVNTIEELYAATGKLGYPSVLKTTRGGYDGKGQAVIQSPADLLEAWNALEGKGPFVLEKWIAFTKELSVIITRSVSGSTSVFPVAENVHKNNILHQTIVPARISGGVQAAAVALAEKLAESFGLVGTLAVELFLTEDDELYVNELAPRPHNSGHFTINACDTSQFEQHVRAVCDLPLGKTDLLKPAVMVNILGEHVPRILEKMDDFPEGHLHLYGKESAKPGRKMGHLTLLGDNTEEILRRINSSAIWREQQVMEANQ, encoded by the coding sequence ATGACTAGAGTGCTACCCGGAAAAACGATCGGCATCCTCGGCGGCGGACAGCTTGGAAGAATGATGGCACTCTCCGCCCGGCAAATGGGCTACCGCATCGCAATACTTGAGCCGGGCAAAGGCTCACCTGCAGGCCAGGTCGCAGACACAGAAGTCATGACAGCTTACAACGACGAAAAAGGTGCTGAAGAACTAGCCCAAAAAACCGACGTGATTACCTATGAATTCGAAAACATCGACGCCAATACAGCATCCTGGCTTGAAGAGAATGCAAACTTTCCCCAGGGAAGCAATCTTCTCGCTATTTCCCAGGACCGTCTCAAGGAAAAGAAAGCCATTACTTCCTTCGGTGTGCCCGTTGCCCCTTATGTAGAGGTGAACACCATTGAAGAGCTCTACGCAGCTACAGGCAAGCTTGGCTATCCTTCGGTGTTGAAAACAACCCGCGGGGGCTATGATGGGAAAGGGCAGGCGGTTATCCAAAGCCCGGCCGATCTTCTCGAAGCCTGGAACGCACTTGAAGGAAAAGGCCCGTTCGTCCTTGAGAAGTGGATTGCCTTCACTAAAGAACTGAGCGTGATCATTACCCGGAGCGTCTCAGGCAGCACCAGCGTGTTTCCCGTTGCGGAAAATGTGCACAAGAACAATATCCTTCATCAGACGATCGTCCCGGCAAGAATCTCAGGCGGCGTTCAGGCAGCGGCTGTTGCTCTGGCAGAAAAGCTCGCTGAATCGTTTGGTCTTGTTGGCACACTGGCTGTTGAACTGTTTCTTACGGAAGACGATGAGCTTTACGTAAACGAACTGGCCCCGCGTCCCCACAACTCCGGTCATTTTACGATCAATGCCTGTGATACGTCACAGTTTGAACAGCATGTGAGAGCCGTATGTGACCTGCCCCTCGGAAAGACGGATTTACTAAAGCCTGCTGTGATGGTTAATATATTAGGGGAGCATGTACCGAGAATCCTTGAAAAAATGGACGATTTTCCGGAAGGCCATCTGCACCTGTATGGGAAAGAATCAGCCAAACCCGGCCGCAAGATGGGGCATTTAACCCTTCTTGGGGACAATACAGAAGAGATCCTCAGGCGCATCAACTCCTCCGCAATCTGGAGAGAACAACAAGTAATGGAGGCAAATCAATGA
- a CDS encoding YheC/YheD family protein produces MIEIKIDRLLSDNKIYMSEDTYKSQDLSSTKVVLHFGILKKELNIELTNRLPAGQIILPERLTSTISLPNLPYESFFKDDQFHLGPVIGFMPNTLYLKNPSLLMQRFKNYNKIKGLIMIFKEKDLNKKDLTINGYYYNPHTAELTKGTFPYPSAVFVRARMTKKKLRHLKSLGINLFNYPQRNVNKLCFWETVSQNQELKSHLPYTCMYSGTSSAEQMLSNCSAIYLKPLNKSGGRGIYKLEKHKSAFSLTDKKGNISRLDDLSDLENIIKTQKYLMQQEVPVPFINKKVDFRIYMQRGYEAKWKGTAIEARIAKEDSIITNSTGRERVLPGKAAMKEIYGMFKHEIDNKVSEITKLCIQALTLLEQQGDHYGDAAFDFIIDSRMKVWLLEVQIRYAAERKVFWSKEDQIILPEVLPAPFEYAKALAGF; encoded by the coding sequence ATGATTGAGATAAAGATAGACCGTTTACTATCTGATAATAAAATATACATGAGTGAGGATACGTATAAAAGTCAAGATCTTAGTTCAACCAAAGTAGTACTCCACTTTGGTATTCTTAAAAAAGAATTAAACATAGAACTTACTAATCGTCTGCCTGCAGGTCAGATAATTTTACCGGAACGCTTGACGAGTACGATCTCCCTTCCGAACCTTCCCTATGAAAGTTTCTTTAAAGATGATCAATTTCATTTAGGTCCTGTTATCGGCTTTATGCCTAACACCTTATACTTAAAAAATCCCTCTTTATTAATGCAACGGTTTAAAAATTACAACAAAATCAAAGGGTTAATTATGATATTTAAAGAAAAGGACTTGAATAAAAAAGACCTTACGATAAATGGGTATTACTACAATCCACATACAGCCGAGTTAACAAAAGGGACCTTCCCATACCCATCTGCAGTCTTTGTTCGTGCAAGGATGACTAAGAAAAAATTAAGACACTTAAAATCACTGGGAATTAACCTGTTTAACTACCCCCAAAGAAATGTAAACAAACTTTGCTTTTGGGAAACAGTATCGCAAAATCAGGAATTAAAATCTCACCTTCCATACACATGTATGTATAGCGGTACCTCTTCAGCCGAACAGATGCTGTCAAACTGCAGCGCAATCTATTTGAAACCATTAAATAAATCCGGTGGCAGAGGGATCTACAAACTTGAAAAACATAAAAGCGCTTTTTCCCTCACTGACAAAAAAGGTAATATTAGCAGGCTGGACGACTTGTCAGATCTGGAAAACATCATAAAGACTCAAAAATACCTTATGCAACAGGAAGTCCCAGTACCGTTCATTAACAAAAAGGTTGACTTCCGGATCTATATGCAGCGAGGGTACGAAGCAAAATGGAAAGGAACAGCTATTGAAGCCCGTATTGCAAAAGAAGACAGTATTATTACAAACTCAACCGGAAGAGAGCGAGTTTTGCCCGGGAAAGCAGCCATGAAAGAAATATACGGAATGTTCAAACATGAGATTGATAATAAAGTCTCTGAAATTACTAAATTGTGCATCCAAGCACTGACCCTCTTGGAACAACAGGGAGATCATTACGGAGATGCAGCATTTGACTTTATTATAGACAGCCGGATGAAGGTTTGGTTACTTGAAGTACAAATCAGGTATGCCGCTGAAAGGAAAGTATTCTGGTCAAAGGAAGACCAGATTATCCTTCCTGAAGTTCTGCCAGCACCATTTGAATATGCGAAGGCATTAGCAGGATTTTAA
- a CDS encoding YheC/YheD family protein: protein MPKVIIDNSIQEPTLIMNEKTLFLHQFSLDSTIVHLGASKVRYRIDINNSLKSGVIRVSPYFSEKIQIPTLPFDSYVSNKELFIGPVIGFIPSRYFYNNPQRLKERFTDYEHVKGLIYFFNKKNINFHKQVIHGYYYNSAEDVFTEGTFPLPSVLYTRVKLSKQEFVYFNHFLKGKLFNYTPSPITKDSLQKIIPLPSSRLRTHLPHTIKYNGGRSIKRMLTKYSGVYVKPVNLSRGRGIHYVCKKNTGYQVYDTNGKSAYLKNTKALTALFKRNKHKHLLVQQAIDTIFKGHRLDFRVYMQKNSEHVWQASAITGKVADKRVIVTNYPYRKNIVTGEEALSFYYSLPQSEASAKLKEAEVLCRELLILFERKKNFFLGDVAVDLAVDNKMKIWLLEVQVRYVADIKKPLPDDESIISKNILPTPFHYAKSLTEF from the coding sequence ATGCCGAAGGTTATTATTGATAACTCCATACAGGAACCCACTCTGATAATGAATGAGAAAACCCTGTTTCTTCATCAATTTTCACTTGATTCCACTATCGTTCATCTGGGAGCTTCTAAAGTACGCTACCGCATTGACATTAATAACAGTTTGAAATCAGGTGTAATTCGTGTTTCCCCGTACTTTTCAGAGAAGATACAGATTCCCACGCTGCCTTTTGACAGCTATGTAAGCAATAAAGAGCTGTTTATCGGGCCAGTGATAGGGTTTATTCCTTCCAGGTATTTTTATAACAATCCTCAAAGGCTAAAAGAACGATTTACTGATTACGAACACGTGAAAGGATTAATTTATTTCTTTAATAAAAAGAATATCAATTTCCATAAGCAGGTTATTCACGGATATTACTATAATTCTGCAGAAGATGTATTTACTGAAGGAACGTTTCCCCTCCCATCTGTTCTCTATACAAGGGTAAAACTGTCGAAGCAGGAGTTTGTATACTTTAATCACTTTCTAAAAGGGAAATTGTTTAACTATACGCCATCTCCCATTACCAAAGATTCTTTACAGAAGATTATCCCTCTTCCTTCAAGCAGGTTAAGAACACACCTCCCTCATACCATCAAGTATAACGGAGGAAGGTCCATAAAAAGAATGCTCACAAAGTATTCAGGCGTATATGTAAAGCCTGTAAACCTATCCCGTGGAAGAGGTATACATTATGTTTGTAAAAAGAATACAGGTTATCAAGTGTATGATACAAATGGAAAGTCAGCCTATTTAAAAAACACCAAAGCATTGACGGCTCTTTTCAAAAGAAATAAACATAAGCATCTCCTTGTCCAACAGGCGATCGATACGATATTTAAAGGGCACAGGCTCGATTTTCGGGTATATATGCAAAAAAACAGCGAACACGTCTGGCAGGCCTCGGCTATAACAGGAAAAGTAGCCGACAAACGAGTAATTGTGACCAACTATCCTTACCGTAAAAACATTGTTACAGGGGAAGAGGCTCTTTCCTTTTATTACTCATTACCTCAATCTGAAGCATCTGCAAAATTAAAAGAAGCTGAAGTCTTGTGCCGGGAGCTCCTTATCCTCTTTGAGAGAAAGAAGAACTTTTTTCTCGGGGACGTGGCGGTAGACCTTGCCGTAGACAATAAAATGAAAATCTGGCTGCTGGAAGTTCAAGTACGTTATGTAGCTGATATTAAAAAACCGCTTCCTGATGACGAATCAATTATTTCAAAGAACATCCTTCCTACACCTTTTCATTACGCCAAATCTCTTACTGAATTTTAA
- a CDS encoding isoprenylcysteine carboxyl methyltransferase family protein, translated as MLFWTLIGIVIAQRGIELVVAKSNERWMLSKGAKEFGQTHYKWIVLMHAGFFAFLAVEVLLFGKTAAPFWAVPFTLFLMAQAGRLWALSSLGRFWNTKVIVLPGAELVKRGPYRFLSHPNYVIVALEFLVIPLIFQAYATLVIFTLLNALILLKIRIPEEEKALGWAINQKT; from the coding sequence ATGCTCTTCTGGACACTGATCGGCATCGTTATCGCCCAGCGCGGCATTGAACTTGTTGTCGCTAAAAGCAACGAACGCTGGATGCTCAGTAAAGGAGCAAAGGAATTCGGGCAGACCCACTATAAGTGGATTGTTCTTATGCACGCAGGCTTTTTCGCCTTCCTGGCAGTTGAAGTGCTCCTGTTCGGGAAAACTGCAGCACCTTTCTGGGCCGTCCCGTTTACTCTTTTCCTGATGGCCCAGGCGGGCAGACTTTGGGCCCTCTCCTCACTCGGGCGCTTCTGGAACACGAAGGTCATCGTCCTCCCGGGAGCAGAACTGGTCAAAAGAGGACCGTACCGCTTCCTCAGCCACCCCAATTACGTCATCGTGGCTCTGGAATTTCTCGTTATCCCACTTATATTTCAAGCCTACGCCACACTCGTCATCTTCACCCTCCTAAATGCACTCATCCTCCTGAAAATCCGAATACCCGAAGAAGAAAAAGCCCTCGGCTGGGCGATAAACCAAAAAACATAA
- a CDS encoding DUF2179 domain-containing protein, translating into MLDNVVGMLVIIFVINIVYVTLFTIRMIFTLKSQRYLAAITSVIEIVIYIVGLGLVLDNLDRPANLAAYAIGYGIGVIVGMKIEEKLALGYITVNVITKEYEPDIPNALRDKGYGVTNWVAYGREGERLMMEILTSRKSQTHLYNTVKALDPYAFIISHDTKMFYGGFWIKGIRR; encoded by the coding sequence ATGCTTGATAACGTAGTGGGGATGCTGGTCATAATTTTTGTGATCAATATCGTATATGTGACACTTTTTACGATTCGAATGATTTTCACACTCAAAAGCCAGCGTTACCTGGCGGCCATTACGAGTGTGATTGAAATTGTCATATACATTGTAGGACTGGGTCTCGTTCTTGATAACCTCGACCGGCCGGCAAACCTGGCTGCCTATGCCATAGGCTACGGAATAGGCGTTATTGTCGGAATGAAAATTGAAGAAAAGCTCGCACTGGGGTATATTACAGTTAACGTTATTACAAAAGAATACGAGCCGGATATCCCAAACGCCCTGCGCGACAAAGGATACGGCGTTACAAACTGGGTGGCGTACGGACGTGAGGGAGAGCGGCTCATGATGGAAATACTCACGTCAAGAAAATCCCAGACGCACTTATACAACACAGTCAAAGCCCTTGACCCCTACGCGTTTATCATCTCCCATGATACGAAGATGTTCTACGGCGGATTCTGGATCAAAGGGATACGGAGGTAA
- a CDS encoding NETI motif-containing protein — MSKGKKKEKFYVEENETIANCLDRMSAAGYTPVRRMEEPVLKEVKRNGKTEVEVSHQRIMFEGKKKDE; from the coding sequence ATGTCAAAAGGGAAAAAGAAAGAGAAATTCTACGTTGAAGAAAACGAGACGATTGCCAACTGCCTGGACCGGATGTCAGCGGCAGGCTATACACCAGTCCGGCGGATGGAAGAGCCGGTACTGAAAGAAGTAAAGCGAAACGGAAAAACAGAAGTTGAAGTCTCCCACCAAAGGATTATGTTTGAGGGAAAAAAGAAAGATGAATAA
- the purE gene encoding 5-(carboxyamino)imidazole ribonucleotide mutase, producing MAKVGVIMGSISDWDTMKHATDVLEELSVPYEKKIVSAHRTPDLMFEYAETAKERGVEVIIAGAGGAAHLPGMVAAKTLLPVIGVPVQSKALNGLDSLLSIVQMPAGVPVATVAIGKAGAANAGLLAAQQLAVHDDQIADKLQERRDNKQEEVMESGANLL from the coding sequence ATGGCAAAAGTCGGTGTGATTATGGGTTCAATATCAGACTGGGACACGATGAAGCACGCAACAGACGTTCTCGAAGAACTTTCCGTTCCATATGAGAAAAAAATCGTCTCGGCCCACCGGACGCCGGATCTTATGTTCGAATACGCAGAAACGGCAAAAGAGCGGGGGGTTGAAGTGATCATCGCCGGAGCAGGGGGAGCTGCGCACCTTCCAGGGATGGTTGCTGCAAAAACTCTTCTTCCCGTTATCGGTGTCCCGGTCCAGTCCAAGGCATTGAATGGCCTTGATTCCCTCCTTTCCATCGTTCAGATGCCAGCCGGGGTTCCCGTTGCGACAGTGGCGATCGGGAAAGCGGGAGCAGCAAATGCGGGCCTTCTAGCAGCCCAGCAGCTTGCGGTTCACGATGACCAAATCGCGGACAAATTACAAGAGCGTCGTGACAACAAACAAGAAGAAGTGATGGAAAGCGGGGCGAATCTTCTATGA